In Leclercia pneumoniae, the genomic window CGGTGTTACGGTAGGTCGCTACGCCAGTAGTACGGCCAGTCATGAAGACGTCAGTCTGGGTCCAGGTGTCGCCGCCGTATTCCGGCAGAACGTCGGTCCATGCGCCGATGTCATATGCAACACCGTAGTTACGGCCGTAGTCGAAGGAGCCGAACTCGTTGAATTTCAGACCAGCAAAGGCCAGACGGGTTTTGTTACCGTCAGAACCCTGAGATTCAGCATTGTCACCGCGGAATTCATATTCCCACTGACCAAAACCGGTCAGCTGATCGTTGATCTGAGTTTCACCTTTGAAGCCCAGACGAACATAAGTTTTGTCGCCGTCGTTATCGGTGTCGTCAGAGAAATAGTGCAGACCTGTCACTTTACCGTACAGATCCAGTTTGTTGCCGTCTTTGTTATAAACTTCGGCTGCGTTTACTGCGCCAGCCGCCAACAGGGTAGTCACTGCCACTGCAACTAATTTAAGTTTCATTGCTTGTAATCCTTATAATTTTCTTTTAAGCACACCCTCAACCCTTGATGAACGAGGCCGCTCGTCAATGGCACGCTATTTTTAAGATTCTTGCTGCATCGTTTCAATAATAAGTTTCAAATTATTAATCTTAATTTCAATTAGTGTGATCGCGATCGGTAAAATGAGCGCATATATTGCAAAATTCGCTTAGAAAATGTTCTGAAATTTATTTGGTGCCGTAATTTATTATTAATCTATTTATAGTCTTGGAGGGGTTTTGTTTCGTAGGGAAATTAGCGGAGCAGGTGTGCGAAATTTGATCGGCTCAAGACATTTAATTAGTCAAAAACAGTGGGTTAACCAGCGGCCAGGCTATATTTTATACATTTTTCTTTGAAATATTCAGAAACATACTATTGCACTTCGTGCTATATCGCACGTGAGTATTAGGAGTCAATTAATTACATCTGTTGTCAATAAATGTAAGTTCAATGAAATATTTATTTACGACGGAAACAAATATAAACAAACACACAACGTAGCGGCTAGTGTTTACCTAAATATTCTGAGGAGAGATCACATTTTATTTTACAACTGAGGCGCCCCTCCCCGCGGGAGGGAGCCAAACCGTTAATTGCGCGTGGCATACCAGCAGAGCAGCGACCCGGCGCAGACCAGTAATGCACCCTGCCAGAAGGTGAAAGAGAGAGGCGCGCTCAGTAGCGCGGCGGCAAGGGCGGCAGATAACACCGGTGTGAAATAGGAGACTGTCGCCAGCAGGGAAACATTTCCGTGCAGGATACCAATATTCCAGGACGCATAGCCGATACCCAGAGCCATGCCGCACAGAAGCAATTTGAAAACGATCGGCAGGCTAAAGGTCATCTCCGGCTGGTCGCTCAGCAGATATTTCATCCACAGCGTCAGGGCGGTGAGTAACACAAAGAGCGTAATGCCATTCTGACCCTTAGCATATTTGCGGGTAACGGTGCAGTAGGCCGCCCAGATAAACGCGCCGGCAAAGGCGAGGCCATAGCTCAGAGGATTTGAGAGAATATTGCTGACTATTTCATCAACATGCAGACCCTGTTCACCTCCTAATACCCAACTTACGCCGAAGAGTGCGATGAGTAATCCGGGCACTACCCACAGGCTGCTTTTCTGCCCGTTGAAGAGAATAGCAAAAACAATGGTCAGACTTGGCCAGAGATAATTCACCATCCCCACTTCAATCGCCTGATGGCGAGTACTGGCATAACCGAGCGACAGCGCCAGACATATTTCGTAGCTGACGAATAGCACGCTACCAGCAATCAGGTAGCCTGGCGTAAAACGGCGAAACGACGGGAACCCAACAATTAGCCAACATAATAAGCCGCTCAGAGTATAAATCATTGCCGCACCACCCACCGGCCCCAGTCCTTCGCTGACGCTCCGAATAAGTCCCACCATGGTGCTCCATAGCACAATGGCGAGCAGGCCGATCAGCGTGGCTTTTTTCCTGTCCATATCTCTCCCCGAGGCATTGAAATAAAGGGAAAAGTTTATAGCACCCTTTGAGCCGCTTTCGCGAATGAAACGTAAGCGAGCTAATACCAACGGGTTAAGCAAAACGGCTCATCGTGACAATTAAGAGGGCGAACTCAGGTGACTTTGATTTGACGCAATAAAAACAGGGGCTTTGCTGATAGTTTGCGGCGCGAAGAGTTATCAGAAAAAGAGGACAGCAATGGACGTCAGCCGCAGACAGTTCTTTAAAATCTGCGCGGGCGGTATGGCCGGGACTACAGCAGCAATGCTGGGATTTGCGCCCAAAATGGCGCTGGCTCAGGCACGCAACTACAAACTGTTGCGCGCTAAAGAGATCCGTAACACCTGCACATACTGCTCCGTTGGATGCGGGCTATTAATGTATAGCCTGGGTGATGGTGCGAAGAACACCAAAAAGGCGATTTATCATATTGAAGGGGATCCGGATCATCCGGTAAGCCGCGGGGCACTGTGCCCGAAAGGGGCGGGGCTGTTGGATTACGTTCACAGCGACAACCGTCTACGCTATCCGGAGTACCGCGCGCCAGGCTCCAATAAATGGCAGCGCATCTCCTGGGATGAGGCCTTCTCCCGAATTGCAAAATTAATGAAAGCCGACCGCGATGCCAACTTTATTGAAAAGAACGCACAGGGCGTCACGGTTAACCGCTGGCTTTCCACCGGGATGCTTTGTGCATCCGCGGCAAGTAATGAAACCGGCATGCTGACGCAAAAGTTTGTGCGCTCCCTCGGCATGCTGGCGGTAGATAACCAGGCGCGCGTCTGACACGGACCAACGGTAGCAAGTCTTGCTCCAACATTTGGTCGCGGTGCGATGACCAACCACTGGGTTGATATCAAAAACGCGAATGTCGTGGTGGTGATGGGCGGTAACGCCGCTGAAGCCCATCCGGTGGGGTTCCGCTGGGCGATGGAAGCAAAAAACAACAACGACGCAACGCTTATCGTCGTCGATCCGCGCTTTACGCGTACGGCATCGGTGGCCGATATCTATGCGCCTATTCGCTCCGGTACGGACATTACGTTCCTCTCTGGGGTACTGCTGTATCTGATCGAAAATAACAAAATTAACGCGGAATACGTTAAGCACTACACCAACGCTAACCTGCTGGTGCGGGATGATTTTGCCTTCGAAGACGGGCTGTTCAGCGGCTATGACGCGGAAAAACGCCTGTACGATAAATCCTCCTGGAACTACCAGTTCGATGAAAACGGTTATGCGATGCGCGATGAAACACTAACGCATCCGCGCTGCGTGTGGAATTTGCTCAAACAGCACGTGTCCCGTTATACGCCGGAGGTAGTGGAAAACATCTGTGGTACGCCGAAAGCGGACTTCCTGAAAGTGTGTGAAGTGCTGGCCTCAACAAGTGCAGCAGACAGAACCACCACCTTCCTGTATGCGTTGGGCTGGACACAGCATACCGTGGGTGCGCAGAACATCCGCACCATGGCGATGATCCAGCTGCTGCTTGGCAACATGGGGATGGCGGGCGGTGGGGTGAACGCGCTGCGCGGCCACTCCAACATTCAGGGTCTGACTGATCTTGGGCTGCTCTCCACCAGCCTGCCGGGATACCTGACGCTGCCGTCAGAAAAACAGACCGATCTGCAAAGCTATCTGGCGGCAAATACGCCAAAAGCGACGTTACCGGATCAGGTGAACTACTGGAGCAACTATCCGAAGTTCTACGTCAGCCTGATGAAATCTTTCTACGGCGATGCGGCGCAGAAAGAGAACGACTGGGGCTTTGACTGGCTGCCGAAGTGGGATCAGTCCTGGGACGTCATCAAGTATTTCAACCTGATGGATCAGGGCAAGGTAACGGGCTATATCTGCCAGGGCTTTAACCCTGTTGCCTCGTTCCCGGACAAAAACAAAGTGGTTCGCAGCCTGAGCAAGCTGAAGTACATGGTGGTTATCGATCCGCTGGTGACTGAAACCTCGACCTTCTGGCAGAACCACGGGGAGTCTAACGACGTGGATCCGGCCTCGATTCAGACCGAGGTGTTCCGCCTGCCGTCCACCTGCTTCGCGGAAGAGGATGGCTCTATTGCCAACTCTGGCCGCTGGCTGCAGTGGCACTGGAAAGGCCAGGATGCGCCGGGTGAAGCACGTAACGATGGCGAAATTCTGGCGGGCATTTACCACCGTCTGCGCGACATGTATCGCACGGAAGGCGGCAAGGGCATCGAGCCGCTATTGAAGATGAGCTGGAGCTATAAGCAGCCGGATCACCCTGAGTCAGAGGAAGTGGCCAAAGAGAACAACGGCGTTGCGCTGGCGGATCTCTATGATGCTAACGGTAACCTGCTGGCGAAGAAAGGTCAGCTGCTGAACAGCTTCGCGTTGCTGCGTGATGACGGCACCACGGCTTCCTCGTGCTGGATTTATACCGGCAGCTGGACCGAGCAGGGTAACCAGATGGCCAACCGCGACAACGCAGACCCATCAGGTCTGGGCAATACGCTGGGCTGGGCATGGGCGTGGCCGCTTAACCGTCGCGTGCTCTACAACCGTGCGTCGGCGGACATCAACGGCAGGCCGTGGGATCCAAAACGGATGCTGATCGCGTGGAACGGATCGAAGTGGGCGGGGAACGATATCCCGGACTTCAACACCGCCGCGCCGGGCAGCAACACCGGTCCGTTCATTATGCAGCCGGAAGGGCTGGGGCGTCTGTTTGCCCTCGACAAACTGGCGGAAGGGCCATTCCCGGAACACTACGAGCCGATGGAAACGCCGCTCGGCACCAACCCGCTGCACCCGAACGTGGTCTCCAGCCCGGTGGTGCGTATCTACGAAGACGACGTGCTGCGTTTAGGTAAGAAGGACAAGTTCCCGTACGTGGGGACCACCTACCGCCTGACCGAGCATTTCCACACCTGGACCAAACACGCGCGGCTCAACGCCATCGCGCAGCCGGAACAGTTTGTGGAGATCAGTAAAAATCTGGCGAAAGCGAAGGGGATTGCCAACGGCGACCGCGTGAAGGTGAGCAGCAAGCGCGGCTTTATACGCGCCGTTGCGGTGGTGACCCGTCGTCTGCAGACCCTGAACGTACACGGTCAGCAGGTGGAAACCGTCGGTATTCCGCTGCACTGGGGCTTTGAAGGGGTGGCGCAGAAAGGCTATATCGCCAATACCCTGACGCCTAACGTCGGCGACGCCAACTCGCAAACGCCGGAGTACAAAGCGTTTCTGGTTAACATCGAGAAAGCGTAAGGAGCGATAAGATGGCGATGGAAACACAAGACATTATTAAACGCTCCGCGACCAATGGCATCACTCCCGCGCCCCGCGCGCGGGATTACAAGGCCGAAGTTGCCAAGCTTATCGATGTGTCATCCTGTGTGGGCTGCAAAGCCTGCCAGGTGGCGTGTTCAGAGTGGAATGATATCCGTGACGAAGTGGGCCATTGCGTCGGGGTCTACGATAACCCGGCGGATTTGAGCGCCAAATCCTGGACGGTGATGCGCTTTAGCGAAACCGACCAGAACGGCAAGCTGGAGTGGTTGATCCGCAAAGATGGCTGTATGCACTGCGAAGATCCGGGCTGCCTCAAGGCTTGCCCGTCTGCCGGCGCGATTATTCAGTACGCCAACGGCATCGTGGATTTTCAGCAGGACAACTGTATCGGCTGCGGCTACTGCATTGCGGGCTGTCCGTTTAACGTCCCACGTCTTAACAAAGAGGATAACCGGGTCTATAAATGCACCCTGTGTGTGGATCGCGTCAGCGTTGGGCAAGAGCCGGCCTGCGTGAAGACCTGTCCTACGGGCGCCATTCACTTCGGGACCAAAAAAGAGATGCTGGAAGTGGCGCAGCAGCGCGTCGACAAGTTAAAAGCGCGCGGTTACGCCAACGCGGGGATCTACAATCCGCAGGGGGTCGGGGGGACACACGTGATGTATGTGTTGCACCACAACGACCAGCCGGAACTGTACCACAATCTGCCGAAAGACCCGGCGATTGATACTTCGATCAACCTGTGGAAAGGGGCGTTGAAACCCCTCTCTGCGGCGGGCTTTATCGCCACCTTTGCCGGGCTGATTTATCATTATATTGGCATTGGTCCGAACAAAGAGGTGGATGACGACGAGGAGGAGCATCATGAGTAAGTCAAAGATGATTGTGCGCACGAAATTTATCGACCGCGCCTGTCACTGGACGGTGGTGATCTGCTTCTTCCTGGTGGCGGTATCGGGAATTTCGTTCTTCTTCCCGACGCTACAGTGGCTGACCGAAACCTTCGGTACCCCGCAGATGGGGCGCATTCTGCATCCGTTCTTCGGCGTGCTGATCTTCGTGGCGCTGATGTTTATGTTCGTGCGCTTCGTACACCATAACATTCCGGACAAGCAGGATATTCCGTGGGTGAAGGGGATTGTTGAGGTCCTGAAAGGGAACGAGCATAAAGTCGCAAAAGTGGGGAAATATAACGCCGGGCAAAAAATGATGTTCTGGACCATCATGAGCATGATTTTTGTGCTGCTGGTGACGGGCGTCATTATCTGGCGTCCTTATTTTGCCCACTTATTCCCGATTCAGCTGGTGCGTTATAGCCTGCTGATCCACGCGACGTCTGCCATTATTTTGATCCATGCCATTCTGATCCATATGTATATGGCTTTCTGGGTTAAAGGGTCGATTAAGGGGATGATTGAAGGGAAGGTAAGCCGCCGCTGGGCGAAGAAACACCATCCGCGCTGGTATCGGGATGTGGAACGTCTGGAAGCGAAGAAAGAGAGTGAAGAGGGGATAAACTAACCCGGCCGTGCGCCGTCGGCAGAGTCCGGCGGCGCTTTGCGGGTCATGTATTGGTGATTAAAGCATCAATGCTTGCGATAACACGACTTCGTGCACTCTGTAAATTACAGACATAGTTTTTCTTATTGAGCTTATTTTTATCTATATGAGTCATACCAGGTGTATTCAGGAACAACTTCTCGAATTCAATGTTCACCAGAGGAGTTGCAGAGTGAATATGGCTATTCAGATGAATACGATAACTTAATGGTATAATAAGCCTCGTTGATAAGTCGTCATACCAATCATGTTGAATGATCATAAAATAGGGTTGATACTCGCAAGTCCTGCCCGATGGGTTGCGGTAAATATCGAACTGATATCCCATCAAATCCCTCCGAAATAGGGATCATCTGACAATAGCCCCGCTTTTGCTGTAAACGCATTCATAGCTTTAATAAATTCTTTGTCGTGCTGGCCTGGCGGTAATTTATCATCTTTGTGCAAGGCGGGAAGCGGCATCGCTGGGCTTAGATGCTGCTGAGTACAGCGATTTTCTTTCTCGTTTGCTTTCATTTTTCACCTCCTGTGTTGGTGCGGTTATTATCAACCGCAGCCGACAAAAGACAATAGCACTTCTCCTGGCAAGAGTGATTCTTGCGAGGCGTCTTCCAGTAATTTTAGAAGCGCTCCGCAATATACCTGAACGGATATTTCGTCGGTTTTATCTTGCCTATTTTTCGCTTCGGTAAATCCATCGGCTTAATATGCAGATCTTTATACGGAATCTGTGACAGCAGATGCGAAATAATATTCAGGCGAACGCGCTTTTTATCTTCTGAACGCGCCACAAACCAGGGCGCCCAGGCGGTGTCGGTGGCTTCAAACATGGCGTCGCGGGCGGCAGTATATTCATCCCACATATTGAAGGATTTAATATCCATCGGGGAGAGCTTCCAGGTCTTGCGCCCGTCGTTAATACGATCGCGAAGCCGGCGCTCTTGCTCTTTCGGCGTAACCTCAAGCCAATACTTCAGCAAGATAATGCCTGCATCCACCATGGCCTTTTCCATTACCGGGGTGCCATCAAGAAATTTTTCGACTTGATCCTCAGTACAGAACCCCATCACGCGTTCTACACCGGCGCGGTTATACCAACTGCGGTCAAAGATAACGATCTCGCCGGCAGAAGGCAGATGAGGCACATAGCGCTGCATGTAGAGTTGGCTTTTCTCTTTTTCGGTTGGGGCAGGGAGAGCCACAACCCGAAATACTCGCGGGCTGACGCGCTCGGTGATGGCTTTGATGGTACCGCCTTTACCGGCACCATCTCGCCCTTCAAAGACGATGCAGACTTTTAAGCCTTTTGCGACCACCCACTGCTGCAATTTAACCAGCTCCACGTGCAGTCGGCGCAGCTCTTTTTCATACGCTTTGTTTTTAAGCGGCGCAGTGGGAGTGGCATCCGCGGCGGCCTTGCTCTTTTTCTTCTCTGCCATGTTGCGATCCTCGATAGAGTTGCAGGTTCATTGCGTGCTAACACCTTGAAGTGTAATCGTGGCGTGGCAGGCTGGCGGAAAATATTCACACCCTACCCGAAATAATGGATGAAACGGTCAGCGGACAGTTTTGAACTGGCTCACACAGTAAGATTGGCCGATAATGCGCGTTGCAATTTATTAACAAGTGGTCGTGGTATGAAAAAAATCATTTTTTCGTTGGCACTTGGCACCTTCGGCCTGGGTATGGCCGAATTTGGCATTATGGGTGTGTTAACTGAACTGGCGCAGGATACCGGGATCTCCATTCCCTCTGCGGGCAATATGATCTCGTTTTACGCTTTTGGCGTAGTGATTGGCGCGCCGATCATCGCGCTCTTCTCCAGTAAGTTTTCCCTGAAGAGCACGCTGCTCTTTCTGGTGGCGCTCTGCGTGGCAGGTAATGCCATTTTCACCTGCGCAAACTCCTATACCATGCTGGCGCTGGGCCGTCTGATCTCGGGTCTTCCGCATGGTGCTTTCTTTGGCGTCGGGGCCATTCTTCTTTCTAAAATCGCGCCGCCGGGTAAAGTCACGCTGGCCGTATCCGGAATGATTGCCGGCATGACGGTCGCCAATCTGATGGGCGTGCCGCTGGGCACCTGGATTGGCCAGACCTATCATTGGCGTTACACCTTCGCCCTGATTGCGCTTTTCGATGCGCTGGTGATCCTTTCCATACTCTTATGGGTGCCTAAGCTCTACGATAAAAGCGAAGCCCGCCTCACCGAGCAGTTCCATTTTTTGAAGAAACCTGAGCCCTGGCTGATCTTTGCCGCGACCATGTTTGGCAACGCAGGGGTGTTTGCCTGGTTTAGCTTCGTTAAACCCTTCATGGTTAACGTCTCTGGTTTCTCTGACCTGTTTATGACCTTCATCATGATGCTGATGGGGCTGGGGATGGTGCTCGGCAACCTGCTCAGCGGCAAGTTATCCGGACGTTTCAGTCCGCTGCGCATTGCCGCCACAACAGACCTGGTGATTGTCTTGTCCCTGTTGCTGCTGTTCACTTTCGGTGAGAACCAAACCGCCTCGCTGGTGATGGGCTTTATCTGCTGCGCCGGACTCTTTGCACTCTCTGCGCCGTTGCAGATTTTGTTACTGCAAAACGCCAAAGGCGGGGAATTGCTGGGGGCGGCAGGCGGCCAGGTGGCCTTTAACCTTGGCAGCGCAATTGGGGCCTGGTTCGGTGGATTGATGATTACGCTTGGCTACAGCTGGGACTATGTCACGCTGCCCGCAGCCCTGCTGTCGTTTGCCGCAATGTCCTGTTTATTGATGTACGGATATCGGAAATCAAGAGGGGCTCATTCCAGCGCCAGCGCGGTAGCCTGATGCTTTTCAGGCCCGTCTGGTTTCATGCAGAATGTAAAACAACCGCCCATGAGGGCGGTTGGCGATATTAAACAAATTTTGCCAGCGGATCGCCGGCGGCAAAGGCAATCGCGCGGTTTGCCGCCGGTGGGTAGATGAGTTCGTTAGTAATGGCGATTTTGATTTTTTTCGCCTCCTCACGCACGCTCTTCACCGCCTGTTCCCAGCCCTCTGTGTAGACCGCGCCCCAGCCCCCGAGATCCAGACAGGTAACATAATTAACCTGACGATAAGGGTGAGGCGCGGCGTTCAGCAGGCTGGCCGCCGCATTATGACCGGCGAATTTTCCAAGCTGGATCGCATGCTGGCAGGTCATCAGCGCGGTATTACCGAGCTCGTCGGTTTTCGCATGTGCCGTATCGCCGGTGGCATAGACGTCGGGAAGTGCCGGGATTTGCAGTAAATCATTTACGCGCAGACGCCCCTGCGCATCGCGTTCAGCGCGGATCTGCTGGGTGAGGGGATGCGCCTCCACACCGGCGGTCCAGACCACGGTAGACGATTCAATATGTTCGCCGCCTTTTAGCGTTACGCCCGTCGCGTCGATGGACTCAACTTCGCTGTTCACGCGCCATTCAACGCCCAGCCCAATGCTGGCTTCCGCGATGACCTGACTCAGTGCCTCGCTGAAACGTCCGCCGATTTTATCACCGCGCTCAACTACGATAACTCTGGTCTGGGTATCATCACCAAGACGTGCACGCAGACGTGCCGGTAATTCGGTCGCCAGCTCAATGCCGGTAAAACCGCCACCGCAGACCACCACCGTATTTCGCGCAAGGCTCGCTGGCTGATTGACCAGTTCGTCGAGGTGTTTTTCAAAGATTTGCGCAGATTCCATCTGGTCGATATCAAAAGCATACTCTGCCAGGCCGTTAATGGCAGGACGACGGATTTGGCTGCCGGTTGCCAGGATCACACGGTCATAGTTCCTGAGCGACGTGCCGCCATCCTGTGCGCGGTACCAGACCGTTTTTTCAGTAGTATCAATGCGTTCTGCGTGACCTGCGATAAATTCGACATCAAGCTCGGCATAGAGGTCGCTTAATGGGGCACGTAGCCCGGCGACATTTTCCTCGTAAAAACGCGGACGCACGCGCAGCTCGGCGGCGGGGGCCAGCACGGCGATCTGAAGGTCATCGCTGCTACTCAGTTCAGCTACACGCGCAGCACTGACCGCCGCCCACATTCCGGCAAAGCCGCTGCCCACAATCAAAAGTTGCTTCTTCATCTTCGTTCCTTAAACGCGTCAGGCTCTATGTCTGACCTGACTCCAACTATACTTGTCGTAGTTAACTGCGACAATAGTTTTCTGAGTTAAGCGCAAGCACGAATTTTGGATTGCAATAAATATTCTTGTTAAATAACAGGTTAGGACTGCTATCTGGTTCGGACTAGTTTTCAGAAGGACGCTAACGCTATACTAACCAGGATTAATCATTACGGAGTTACGCATGGCCTTTTACAGTTCCGGTGTGGAATACGGTATTCACAGCCTGATGTGCATGGTGGATGCAAAGGGCAATGAGCGCGAAATGAGCGTGCGGGAAATGGCCGAACTGCAGGGCGTGCCTTATGACTACCTGGGCAAAATATTCACGCGCCTCTCCCGCGCCGGGCTGGTCATCAGCACCGAAGGTAAGGGCGGAGGGTTTAAGCTGGCGCGTGCGGCCGAGCTGATCACCGTGCTGGATGTGGCGCATGCCATCGATGGCCAGAAGAACATGTTCGAATGTCGCGAAGTGCGACAGCGGCTGGCGCTGTTTGATGAAGCCCCTCCCGCATGGGCCTGCGAAGGGCCGTGCGGCGTCCGTTCGGTGATGGACAGTGCGCAGCAGCGGATGGAAGAGGAGTTATCCCGGCATACCATTCTGGATCTGGCACGCAAGATGTTCCGTAAAGCGCCGGATACCTTTCAGATTGAAGTGCAGGAGTGGATTGCCGACAGGCGCAGTTCTAACTGAAAGCGCCCTCGTCCTAAGACGAGGGTTAAGACTTACTGGCGGAAATCAATCACCATACGGCCACGGATCTGGCCCTGTTCCATCTCTTTGAAAATGGCGTTGATATCACCCAGCGGACGCAGGGCCACTTTCGGTACCACTTTTCCTTCCGCAGCAAACTGGAACGCTTCGGTCAGATCCTGGCGCGTGCCCACCAGAGAGCCTACGACCTGGATGCCATCCAGCACCAGACGTGGAATGTCCAGGCTCATCGCTTCGGGTGGAAGGCCCACGGCAACCACGCGGCCACCGGCACGCACGGCATCCACCGCTGAGTTGAAGGCCGCTTTTGCCACTGCGGTCACCACGGCAGCATGGGCACCACCGGCCTTCTCCTGAACGATCTTAGCTGCATCTTCGGTGCGCGAGTTGATGGTGAGATCAGCCCCCATCTCCGCCGCCAGCTTCAGCTGTTCGTCATTGACATCAATGGCAATCACTTTGGCGTTAAAGACATTCTTAGCGTATTGCAGCGCCAGGTTCCCCAGGCCGCCCAGGCCATAAATAGCAATCCACTGGCCGGGTTTGATGTCTGAAATCTTCACCGCTTTGTAGGTAGTCACTCCGGCGCAGGTAATGCTGCTGGCTTCTGCCGACCCCAGACCGTCCGGCACCTTGACCGAGTAGTCGGCGGTAACGATGCACTCTTCAGCCATGCCACCGTCCACTGAATAGCCGGCGTTCTTTACCGTGCGGCATAAGGTTTCGTTGCCCGAGTTACAGTATTCGCAATGACCACATCCTTCAAAGAACCAGGCGACGCTTGCACGGTCACCCACCTTGAGGGAGGTGACGCCCGGCCCAACTTCTTTCACGACCCCGATACCTTCATGCCCGAGAATCACCCCGGTTTTGTCACCAAAATCGCCATTTTTAACGTGAAGATCGGTATGGCACACGCCACAGCACTCCATCTTCAGCAGCGCTTCGCCATGCTTGAGTGCGCGAAGAGTTTTGTCGGTCACGTCCACATGATGGTCTTTTGTCACAACTGCAGCTTTCATATGTTTCTCCATGTTCATGATGAGATCTGCGAGGCAGGTCCGGCATATCGTACTAACGACATACCTCTTAAGGATTAATTCTTTCAATCAATCCGGCAAGGGCAGAGCAACATAATGTAATAATTTAGTCGGTATTTTGCCTGGTGAGAGGGGGTGAATGATTAATAACTATGATGAATGGTTGGCTATCGGTTTCGTCAATAAACCGTCATGTTTCTGACATTTTTGCTCCGTAAGGTGTTGTCTTCCTAATAACCAAAGAGTTAAAAGACAATGCATCTGGTCAAAAAAGTGCTCGCCGTGAGCCTGCTGTTATCTGCCTCCGTTCAGGCCCAAAATATTCTTGAGTTCCCGCAGCCGGAGAATAATCCGGAAGAGTTTTACGCGGTCACTGAAATCCCGGCTGGCGGGATTATTAAATACGAAACCGATGCCAAAACGGGCTTTATCATTGCCGATCGTTTCCAGTCTATGCCGGTGGCCTATCCGGCGAACTACGGGTCCCTGACCCAGTCGCTGGCAGGGGATGGCGATCCGCTGGACGTGGTGTTTTATACCCGTGCGCCGATGGCGCCCGGCACCCTGATCAAACTGCGCGCCATTGGCGTGCTGAAGATGATCGATGGCGGTGAAAAAGATGACAAAATCGTGGCCGTACCGGCAAGCAAAATCGACCCGACCTACGATGACATTAAAGAGCTGAGCGATCTGCCGAAGATTGA contains:
- the araJ gene encoding MFS transporter AraJ, which produces MKKIIFSLALGTFGLGMAEFGIMGVLTELAQDTGISIPSAGNMISFYAFGVVIGAPIIALFSSKFSLKSTLLFLVALCVAGNAIFTCANSYTMLALGRLISGLPHGAFFGVGAILLSKIAPPGKVTLAVSGMIAGMTVANLMGVPLGTWIGQTYHWRYTFALIALFDALVILSILLWVPKLYDKSEARLTEQFHFLKKPEPWLIFAATMFGNAGVFAWFSFVKPFMVNVSGFSDLFMTFIMMLMGLGMVLGNLLSGKLSGRFSPLRIAATTDLVIVLSLLLLFTFGENQTASLVMGFICCAGLFALSAPLQILLLQNAKGGELLGAAGGQVAFNLGSAIGAWFGGLMITLGYSWDYVTLPAALLSFAAMSCLLMYGYRKSRGAHSSASAVA
- a CDS encoding NAD(P)/FAD-dependent oxidoreductase, with protein sequence MKKQLLIVGSGFAGMWAAVSAARVAELSSSDDLQIAVLAPAAELRVRPRFYEENVAGLRAPLSDLYAELDVEFIAGHAERIDTTEKTVWYRAQDGGTSLRNYDRVILATGSQIRRPAINGLAEYAFDIDQMESAQIFEKHLDELVNQPASLARNTVVVCGGGFTGIELATELPARLRARLGDDTQTRVIVVERGDKIGGRFSEALSQVIAEASIGLGVEWRVNSEVESIDATGVTLKGGEHIESSTVVWTAGVEAHPLTQQIRAERDAQGRLRVNDLLQIPALPDVYATGDTAHAKTDELGNTALMTCQHAIQLGKFAGHNAAASLLNAAPHPYRQVNYVTCLDLGGWGAVYTEGWEQAVKSVREEAKKIKIAITNELIYPPAANRAIAFAAGDPLAKFV
- a CDS encoding RrF2 family transcriptional regulator, with product MAFYSSGVEYGIHSLMCMVDAKGNEREMSVREMAELQGVPYDYLGKIFTRLSRAGLVISTEGKGGGFKLARAAELITVLDVAHAIDGQKNMFECREVRQRLALFDEAPPAWACEGPCGVRSVMDSAQQRMEEELSRHTILDLARKMFRKAPDTFQIEVQEWIADRRSSN
- the adhP gene encoding alcohol dehydrogenase AdhP, with translation MKAAVVTKDHHVDVTDKTLRALKHGEALLKMECCGVCHTDLHVKNGDFGDKTGVILGHEGIGVVKEVGPGVTSLKVGDRASVAWFFEGCGHCEYCNSGNETLCRTVKNAGYSVDGGMAEECIVTADYSVKVPDGLGSAEASSITCAGVTTYKAVKISDIKPGQWIAIYGLGGLGNLALQYAKNVFNAKVIAIDVNDEQLKLAAEMGADLTINSRTEDAAKIVQEKAGGAHAAVVTAVAKAAFNSAVDAVRAGGRVVAVGLPPEAMSLDIPRLVLDGIQVVGSLVGTRQDLTEAFQFAAEGKVVPKVALRPLGDINAIFKEMEQGQIRGRMVIDFRQ
- a CDS encoding inorganic diphosphatase; the encoded protein is MHLVKKVLAVSLLLSASVQAQNILEFPQPENNPEEFYAVTEIPAGGIIKYETDAKTGFIIADRFQSMPVAYPANYGSLTQSLAGDGDPLDVVFYTRAPMAPGTLIKLRAIGVLKMIDGGEKDDKIVAVPASKIDPTYDDIKELSDLPKIEQQRLEAFFRVYKELPEGRKKVELNGFNDAATAKQEIKQAWDAWKAKPAQ